A single window of Debaryomyces hansenii CBS767 chromosome F complete sequence DNA harbors:
- a CDS encoding DEHA2F06600p (weakly similar to uniprot|P38080 Saccharomyces cerevisiae YBR059C AKL1 Serine-threonine protein kinase member (with Ark1p and Prk1p) of the Ark kinase family), with translation MGNFPKLPEGTQLPVGGHQVTILKYLSEGGFAHIYKVKIDPKEEDTDIACLKRVIVPDKNGLDQLRKEVDVMKNLRYGRNIVKYYDSHAARLENGTYQVLVLMELCPNKSLLDYMNVKIKTKLTEPEILKIMSDISIGIYEMHKMKLVHRDIKIENVLIDAKNDFKLCDFGSTSSPIMPPKDQQQFQLLSHDIMYQTTPQYRAPEMIDLYRGFPIDEKADIWALGCFLYKLCYYTTPFEANGDIAILHATFQFLPAPVFSGDLKNLIIIMLQENPLFRPNIVQVLMLLCTMMKIEFKSLKLEDIYNTGPYNFHALHEYQRHKQNELLKQQQLYYQQNAYANGGKATSEVNLAKHYGNQIRSQNQSPFIRSQGGTPSQAYGQLNASNTADLQHQTQAELPAALSHDLEPQKNKQEAGVTSPNNEVNSETEDDNTSEIGLENLDNVEERYPSLEDLLEDPTKRTKSIDSDRVSQKDNAPPNLPNQNIRQPNMQNYGPQVPTQPVILSNADLQKLTPDQFQQYHYQHQAYQYQLDQYQKQLYQQNEQQKHQQANALNPNSIDHNITTGKSKEPSEFEKKEAWERHHSKIEKDAELLVDDIFATNSKSPALAPVQVQNTNQSAKGDIESLSKLKKSVSSEYPSTSSDGHSKQHGEICAEDSIEPSIGAHNAQDAAGVFNDDGKEISSRSRHSLDGHNLRPEGGHDQRDVFINDASNKVNDVDSFESFSGKYPDILSNMHIDAPFNSSPQTKVSNNSNIPSINSSSTAAKYPFTYQQPSQQNVAYSNPKPDVNANKSDIRKHANPWGDYTKNANVAPVKRVSSHSGIVNSQPASISNEPAPIIPVHEQMNALSLKERPSSMQQRGNSNEQSSEANLIDLEVGLESSSSSTNTPALNPKTKDLYKLNTESSLSGFDLDDEKKPSESKHQFKKRLSSAQNPSSFSFQEEVIDFASDDENPENSSEMNRLSIRNSLSKKPKSRKSSEHKRSDSANSEGKKRLSLFGSSQGN, from the coding sequence ATGGGGAATTTTCCGAAACTTCCCGAAGGAACGCAGCTTCCGGTGGGAGGCCATCAAGTAACAATTCTTAAGTATCTTTCGGAAGGAGGGTTTGCACATATTTACAAAGTAAAAATTGATCCTAAGGAGGAAGATACAGATATTGCTTGCTTGAAGAGAGTTATAGTACCAGATAAGAATGGATTAGATCAATTAAGAAAAGAAGTTGATGTCATGAAAAACTTGCGTTATGGCAGGAATATAGTGAAATATTACGATTCGCATGCAGCAAGGCTAGAGAATGGAACGTACCAAGTATTGGTACTTATGGAGCTTTGTCCTAACAAGTCTTTGTTGGACTATATGAATGTTAAAATCAAGACCAAATTAACTGAACCagaaatcttgaaaattatgCTGGACATATCCATTGGTATATACGAAATGCATAAGATGAAATTAGTTCATAGGGATATtaagattgaaaatgttCTTATTGATGCCAAGAATGATTTCAAGCTATGTGATTTTGGCTCTACTTCCTCGCCAATAATGCCACCAAAAGATCAACAGCAATTCCAACTTCTAAGTCATGATATAATGTATCAGACTACACCCCAGTATAGAGCACCAGAGATGATAGATTTGTATAGAGGATTTCCTATTGACGAGAAAGCAGATATTTGGGCGTTGGGATGCTTTTTGTATAAGTTATGTTATTATACTACACCGTTTGAGGCGAATGGCGATATTGCTATCCTTCACgcaacttttcaatttttacCAGCACCTGTTTTCTCTGGTGACTTGAAAAACTTAATCATAATAATGCTCCAGGAGAATCCACTCTTCAGACCTAATATTGTTCAAGTTTTGATGTTATTATGCacaatgatgaaaattgaatttaagaGTCTCAAACTAGAGGACATTTATAATACTGGACCATATAATTTCCATGCTTTACATGAATATCAACGCCACAAGCAAAATGAGCTTCTCAAACAGCAACAActatattatcaacagaATGCATACGCGAATGGAGGTAAGGCTACCTCGGAGGTTAATTTAGCCAAGCACTATGGTAATCAAATAAGACTGCAAAATCAATCTCCATTTATTCGTTCTCAAGGAGGTACACCATCACAAGCATACGGCCAATTGAATGCCTCAAACACGGCTGATTTGCAACATCAAACACAAGCTGAGTTACCAGCCGCATTATCTCACGATTTAGAGCCTCAAAAGAATAAACAAGAAGCCGGAGTAACCCTGCCTAATAATGAGGTTAATTCTGAAACGGAAGATGATAATACAAGTGAAATAGGACTAgaaaatttggataatgTCGAAGAGAGATATCCTTCCCTTGAGGATCTTTTGGAAGACCCAACTAAGAGAACTAAGTCAATAGATTCAGATCGTGTTAGTCAAAAGGATAATGCTCCACCTAATTTACCTAATCAGAATATTAGACAACCGAATATGCAGAATTATGGCCCTCAGGTTCCTACACAGCCAGTTATATTAAGTAATGCTgatcttcaaaaattgacACCGGATCAGTTTCAACAATATCATTACCAGCATCAAgcttatcaatatcagCTTGACCAATATCAGAAACAATTATACCAACAGAATGAGCAACAAAAACACCAACAAGCAAATGCTTTAAACCCGAATAGTATAGACCACAATATAACAACAGGAAAGTCAAAGGAACCATCTGAGTTTGAGAAAAAGGAGGCATGGGAGAGACATCATTCtaagattgaaaaagatgCAGAACTATTGGTTGACGATATATTCGCCACAAATTCCAAATCTCCAGCTTTGGCACCTGTGCAAGTTCAAAATACGAACCAAAGTGCAAAGGGTGATATCGAGTCATTGTcgaagttgaagaaaagtGTATCATCTGAATATCCTTCAACAAGTTCAGATGGTCATCTGAAACAGCATGGAGAAATTTGTGCAGAAGATAGTATAGAACCATCTATCGGTGCGCATAATGCACAAGATGCGGCTGGAGTTTTCAATGATGATGGGAAAGAAATCAGTAGTAGAAGTAGACATTCATTGGATGGTCATAATTTGAGACCTGAAGGGGGACACGATCAGCGTGATGTGTTTATTAATGATGCGTCTAATAAAGTTAATGATGTTGACTCTTTTGAAAGTTTTTCTGGAAAATACCCAGATATACTTAGTAACATGCACATTGATGCGCCATTTAACAGCAGTCCTCAAACAAAAGTAAGCAACAATCTGAATATACcctcaattaattctagTTCTACTGCGGCAAAGTATCCTTTTACATACCAGCAACCTTCACAGCAGAATGTCGCATATTCAAACCCGAAACCCGATGTTAATGCCAACAAAAGTGATATTAGGAAGCATGCAAATCCATGGGGCGACTATACCAAGAATGCTAATGTAGCACCAGTCAAAAGGGTGTCTTCTCACTCGGGAATAGTCAATTCTCAACCTGCGTCAATTAGTAATGAGCCAGCACCTATAATTCCTGTTCATGAACAAATGAATGCATTGTCTTTGAAAGAAAGACCTAGTAGCATGCAGCAAAGGGGTAATTCAAATGAACAATCCTCCGAAGccaatttaattgatttagaGGTTGGATTAGAATCGTCTAGCTCATCCACCAATACACCGGCTCTTAATCCTAAAACTAAggatttatataaattgaatacgGAGTCATCTTTGTCTGGTTTCGAccttgatgatgaaaagaaaCCATCAGAGTCCAAGCATCAGTTCAAGAAAAGACTTTCCTCGGCGCAAAATCCATCCAGCTTCAGCtttcaagaagaagtcATCGATTTTGCATCCGATGACGAAAATCCGGAGAACAGTTCTGAAATGAACAGGTTGTCTATAAgaaattctttatcaaagaaaCCAAAATCTAGGAAATCTAGTGAACATAAGAGATCTGATAGTGCAAACAGTGAGGGCAAAAAGAGATTGTCATTATTTGGTTCTTCACAGGGTAATTAA
- a CDS encoding DEHA2F06622p (similar to uniprot|P42842 Saccharomyces cerevisiae YNL313C Protein required for cell viability), whose product MSSEKYLRSVLSQLVLSISAEKVDVPSEISSDLQPVTNCILYILKGVSSKLIHEQDYYSLLFTDASKKILESFPSNDLYTVLNEYLHEVINNFEQRFQEETISKLHLQIIAIALLQTFIQLNFTGPGIEFNSQQLFFPGVDEKTVQLESIKLINIEGEQAYELMVDPLFFIISCLLFEKLMQVDSRLSLVNKTLLAPLEEIIEATGNICSASPDDPVKASLQWWRARALQVHLSLISEPASVLSSVSSLLLNPSVANALAPAIDDNLELKKHIQLVYFLECARSGIHSQTEHLAIPLLGKARQLSELNFVISGAKAKRTKFQTFHTSALIILAKSKKSTLFDNENDNPETFGLESDLLLEKPQFESLDDLELQDEPNSKRIKIDEISTINDEEGDEEKLLPIAMRQDDIPDELKALDPNEQPALNDLDSVQLLLRLTTLRQTTPSNNPLVEEELLALASRILYASSKSVNWSIFSRALWERSILETTKARTIERGILQMTSLVEEIGIKVKTRIIPQAMEEGDEEGSSAAASRLRFIHQLPLMPQWAMDMRLAEKYMSLGVLRSAVEIYERLQLSCETALCYAAADEEKEAERIILERINSHPEDARAVSILGDIRQDPNLWIKAWEIGKYSKAKASLSRYFYNPPQSSGLTKDLEQAIKHMNDCLTANPLSYEHWFFYGCCGLESHQYEVAAEAFTRCVALDDTNSHAWSNLASALLRTDKTRPALNALKKAIRCAGESNKSWRIYENYLIVAAKLNEWNDVLIAARELINIRGNSDGEGSIDIPIIEKLVEILVATEYPSAEDTRFTHYQKSCIDLVCNILPSVITKSARCWRIVARVELWRQKPWAALECHEKAYRALSQRPELETDESAWNEAIDSCSDLVAAYESLGELPGKHDAGDLVCKDWKYKAKTTVRSLMSKGKAMWEDSEGWYRLQDMKEQLLNN is encoded by the coding sequence ATGTCATCggagaaatatttaaggTCTGTCTTGTCTCAATTGGTTCTATCCATTTCGGCAGAAAAAGTTGATGTTCCATCTGAAATAAGTTCTGATTTACAGCCAGTGACAAATTGCATACTTTATATACTTAAAGGTGTTTCTTCGAAATTAATACACGAACAGGATTATTATTCGTTGTTATTTACTGACGCTtcgaagaaaattttagaaaGCTTCCCAAgtaatgatttatatacTGTTTTAAATGAATATCTTCATGAAGTgatcaataattttgaacaaagatttcaagaagaaaCTATCAGCAAACTTCATTTACAAATAATTGCTATTGCATTATTGCAAACATTTATACAGTTAAACTTTACAGGACCAGGTATTGAGTTTAATTCGCAACAATTATTCTTTCCTGGAGTTGATGAAAAAACAGTGCAATTGGAATCAATTAAGTTAATCAATATAGAAGGTGAACAAGCCTACGAATTGATGGTAGATCCGTtgttctttattatttcatgCTTATTATTTGAGAAGTTAATGCAAGTTGATTCTAGGTTATCTTTAGTGAATAAAACTTTATTGGCACcacttgaagaaattattgaagcaACAGGAAACATATGCAGTGCAAGTCCAGATGACCCAGTAAAGGCATCACTTCAATGGTGGAGAGCTAGGGCATTACAGGTGCATTTGTCTTTAATTTCAGAACCAGCAAGCGTTTTGTCAAGCGTTtcgtcattattattaaatccATCTGTTGCTAATGCATTGGCACCAGCTATAGATGATAACTTGGAATTAAAAAAGCATATTCAGTTAGTATACTTTTTAGAATGTGCAAGAAGTGGAATACATAGTCAAACAGAGCATCTTGCTATACCTTTATTAGGGAAGGCTCGTCAACTTTCAGAATTGAACTTTGTGATATCAGGTGCTAAGGCAAAAAGAACCAAGTTTCAAACGTTTCACACTTCGGCTTTGATCATTTTGGCCAAGAGTAAAAAATCAACTTTATTTGATAACGAAAATGATAATCCAGAGACCTTCGGTTTGGAATCCGACTTGTTACTAGAAAAACCTCAATTCGAATCATTAGATGACCTTGAACTTCAAGACGAACCTAATTCCAAAAGGattaaaattgatgaaatttctACTATAAATGACGAGGAAGGggatgaagaaaaattgttACCTATCGCAATGAGACAGGATGATATACctgatgaattgaaagcATTAGATCCAAACGAGCAACCTGCTTTAAATGATTTGGATAGTGtccaattattattgagaTTAACCACTTTAAGACAAACGACGCCATCCAATAACCCGTTGGTCGAAGAAGAGTTATTAGCATTAGCTAGTAGAATTTTATATGCTTCATCCAAGAGTGTTAATTGGAGTATATTTTCACGAGCTTTGTGGGAAAGATCGATCCTTGAAACTACTAAAGCCAGGACCATCGAAAGAGGTATATTACAAATGACATCATTAGTGGAAGAAATTGGTATAAAAGTTAAAACCAGAATTATCCCACAAGCAATGGAAGAAGGGGATGAAGAAGGGAGTTCCGCCGCTGCGTCTAGATTAAGATTTATACATCAATTACCATTAATGCCACAATGGGCAATGGATATGAGGTTAGCAGAGAAGTACATGTCCCTCGGTGTTCTTAGATCGGCTGTTGAAATTTATGAAAGATTGCAGTTATCTTGTGAAACCGCATTATGTTATGCGGCagctgatgaagaaaaagaagcaGAAAGGATTATATTGGAAAGAATCAACTCTCATCCAGAAGATGCAAGAGCTGTATCAATTCTAGGAGATATAAGACAAGATCCAAACTTATGGATAAAAGCATGggaaattggaaaatattcGAAAGCTAAAGCTTCTTTATCACGTTATTTCTATAATCCACCGCAAAGTTCAGGACTTACTAAAGATCTTGAACAGGCTATTAAACATATGAACGACTGTTTGACAGCGAATCCATTAAGCTACGAACATTGGTTCTTTTACGGGTGCTGTGGGTTAGAATCACATCAATATGAAGTAGCTGCTGAGGCTTTCACGCGGTGTGTAGCTTTAGATGATACTAATTCTCATGCTTGGTCCAATCTTGCAAGTGCTTTGTTAAGAACCGACAAAACTAGACCTGCTTTGAATGCTTTGAAGAAAGCAATTAGATGTGCTGGTGAATCCAATAAGTCTTGGagaatttatgaaaattaCTTAATTGTTGCAGCAAAATTGAACGAATGGAATGATGTATTGATTGCTGCTAGGGagttaataaatatcaGAGGTAATTCTGACGGGGAAGGCTCAATtgatattccaataatagAGAAATTGGTAGAGATCTTGGTAGCAACCGAATATCCATCTGCTGAAGACACAAGGTTTACCCATTACCAAAAGTCTTGTATTGATCTTGTTTGTAACATATTACCTTCAGTGATCACAAAATCTGCCAGATGTTGGAGAATTGTTGCAAGAGTAGAACTATGGAGACAAAAGCCGTGGGCTGCTCTTGAATGCCATGAAAAGGCATATAGAGCGTTGAGCCAGAGACCAGAATTAGAGACTGACGAGTCTGCTTGGAATGAGGCCATCGATTCCTGCTCTGATTTAGTTGCTGCATACGAGTCTCTTGGCGAGTTACCAGGAAAACACGATGCGGGAGATTTGGTATGTAAAGACTGGAAATACAAGGCAAAAACCACGGTGAGATCGTTAATGTCTAAAGGGAAGGCTATGTGGGAAGATTCTGAAGGATGGTACAGATTACAAGATATGAAAGAACAATTGTTAAataattga